A stretch of the Cuculus canorus isolate bCucCan1 chromosome 15, bCucCan1.pri, whole genome shotgun sequence genome encodes the following:
- the CRYM gene encoding ketimine reductase mu-crystallin, whose translation MGSAAPLFIPAEEVERHLHRASLLLPGLEAALANFSAGAAGGVVQPVRTVVPVRRHGGFLGVMPAYSAAEDALTTKLVTFYEHKKDSSVPSHQAAVLLFDPRNGTLKALLDGSVITAKRTAAVSAIATKLLMPASAEVLCILGAGVQAYSHYDIFMELFSFKEVRIWNRTKENAEKFANSVDGAVRVCSSAQEAAHGADVIITVTMATTPILFGEWVKPGAHINAVGASRPDWRELDDELMKNSVLFVDSREAALTESGDVILSGAEIFAELGEVLQGTKPALPEKTTVFKSLGMAVEDTVAAKFVYDSWSAGN comes from the exons ATGGGCTCCGCCGCGCCCTTGTTCATCCCCGCCGAGGAGGTGGAGCGGCACCTCCACCGTGCCAGCCTCCTGCTGCCCGGCCTGGAGGCCGCCCTGGCCAACTTCTCCGCCGGCGCAGCGGGAGGTGTCGTGCAGCCCGTGCGCACCGTGGTGCCGGTGCGGCGGCACGGCGG GTTCCTGGGGGTCATGCCCGCCTACAGCGCCGCCGAGGACGCCCTCACCACCAAGCTGGTGACTTTCTACGAGCACAAGAAGGACTCCTCCGTCCCCTCTCACCAGGCGGCGGTCCTCTTGTTTGACCCGAGAAACGGCACTTTAAAAGCT ctcctAGATGGCAGTGTGATTACAGCGAAAAGAACAGCTGCCGTTTCTGCGATCGCTACCAAG TTGTTAAtgcctgcttctgcagaagTGCTGTGCATTTTGGGAGCTGGCGTCCAAGCTTACAGCCATTATGATATCTTCATGGAGCTGTTCTCTTTTAAAGAG gtCAGGATATGGAACCGTACCAAGGAGAATGCGGAGAAGTTTGCTAATTCAGTTGATGGTGCGGTGCGGGTCTGCTCCTCCGCTCAGGAGGCAGCGCATGGGGCCGATGTGATTATAACAGTCACTATGGCAACAACACCCATTTTATTTGGAGAGTGGGTAAAACCAGGTGCTCATATCAATG CTGTTGGAGCAAGCAGACCAGACTGGAGGGAACTGGATGATGAACTGATGAAGAATTCCGTTCTATTTGTGGATTCTAGAGAGGCTGCTCTGACAGAATCGGGAGATGTTATATTATCAGGG gcagAGATTTTTGCTGAGCTGGGAGAGGTACTGCAGGGTACAAAACCAGCCCTGCCTGAGAAAACAACAGTGTT